The Ictidomys tridecemlineatus isolate mIctTri1 chromosome 6, mIctTri1.hap1, whole genome shotgun sequence genome includes a region encoding these proteins:
- the LOC144364750 gene encoding actin-binding protein WASF3-like has product MLLFIYMLLPDKGNFLNNLNFFHSFFSNVRSHASEVTDYSYPATPNHSLHPQSVTPSYTAGDAPQHGAANQAPEHEYQAPSASVRHMALYRLQQLPPPPPPQNPEGSQASASMAPADYGMLLAQIIEYYNPSGPPPPPPPPMIPSAQTAFVSPLQIPMQPPFPASAGSTYAAPPHPPSAGLLITAPPPPGPPPPPPGPPGPGSSLSSSPMHGPL; this is encoded by the exons ATGTTGTTATTCATATATATGCTTCTGCCTGATAagggaaattttttaaacaatttaaatttctttcattcctttttctccaatGTCAGATCCCATGCATCAGAAGTTACAGATTATTCTTATCCAGCTACACCCAACCATTCTCTGCATCCCCAGTCGGTCACCCCTTCCTACACTGCCGGTGATGCACCACAACATGGGGCTGCAAACCAGGCCCCTGAACATGAGTACCAGGCCCCCTCTGCCTCGGTGAGGCACATGGCCCTATACAGACTACAgcagctgccaccaccaccaccaccccagaaCCCAGAGGGGTCCCAGGCCTCTGCATCAATGGCTCCAGCAGATTATGG GATGCTCCTGGCACAGATAATTGAGTATTACAACCCTTCAggaccacctcctcctccacctccacccatGATTCCTTCAGCACAAACTGCTTTTGTCAGCCCTCTCCAGATCCCCATGCAGCCCCCCTTTCCTGCATCAGCTGGTTCCACATATGCAGCTCCTCCTCATCCACCCTCAGCTGGGCTCCTCATCACAGCACCACCGCCTCCAGGTCCACCACCTCCCCCACCAGGCCCTCCTGGCCCCGGCTCTTCTCTTTCATCCTCCCCAATGCATGGCCCTCTGTAG